The proteins below come from a single Falco rusticolus isolate bFalRus1 chromosome 8, bFalRus1.pri, whole genome shotgun sequence genomic window:
- the ECSCR gene encoding endothelial cell-specific chemotaxis regulator isoform X1 — MLAPSVHPLLWLFGCVLFRGTTASTDSSVHAVTGQSQSTPHSPEVKNHPSEPSVKSTPPTDLNLSSSVGQTTTAQTSPMTTTLLALTARDEKSSGSRSTAASPPQGQEPKRSESTTTSATQGTSKSVTSTPNSSDYLPAPTPTDDKSPLTVAAFGVISFIVILIVVVIILVSVVSLRFKCNRSKDSEDKHKPGTSMVSESCSAGPSQKDNSITLISMKNINMNNSMSYPPSEKVSLLSLAF, encoded by the exons GTACTACCGCCTCCACAGACTCCTCTGTCCATGCTGTAACAG GTCAATCCCAATCAACACCACACAGCCCTGAAGTAAAGAACCATCCCTCAG AGCCTTCAGTAAAATCAACACCACCAACTGACTTGAATCTCAGCTCTTCTGTGGGTCAAACTACTACAGCCCAGACCTCCCCCATGACCACAACACTGCTAGCGTTGACTGCGCGAG atgaaaagtCTAGTggaagcagaagcacagcagctTCACCACCTCAAG GTCAAGAGCCCAAGAGAAGTGAGAGTACCACAACATCAGCAACTCAAG GCACCTCAAAGTCAGTCACCTCAACACCGAACTCCTCCGACTACTTGCCTGCGCCCACTCCAACGGATGATAAATCACCACTGACGGTGGCAGCTTTTG GTGTCATCAGCTTCATAGTTATCCTGATAGTGGTTGTGATCATTCTGGTCAGCGTGGTCAGCCTGAGGTTCAAGTGTAACCGCTCAAAGGACTCAGAAG ACAAACACAAACCAGGAACCTCCATGGTATCAGAGAG CTGCTCGGCAGGCCCAAGCCAGAAGGATAATAGCATCACTCTGATCTCCATGAAGAACATCAACATGAACAACAGCATGAGTTACCCACCATCAGAAAAGGTTTCCCTTTTAAGCCTTGCTTTTTAG
- the ECSCR gene encoding endothelial cell-specific chemotaxis regulator isoform X2: MLAPSVHPLLWLFGCVLFRGTTASTDSSVHAVTGQSQSTPHSPEVKNHPSEPSVKSTPPTDLNLSSSVGQTTTAQTSPMTTTLLALTARDEKSSGSRSTAASPPQGQEPKRSESTTTSATQGTSKSVTSTPNSSDYLPAPTPTDDKSPLTVAAFGVISFIVILIVVVIILVSVVSLRFKCNRSKDSEDKHKPGTSMVSESCSAGPSQKDNSITLISMKNINMNNSMSYPPSEKVL; encoded by the exons GTACTACCGCCTCCACAGACTCCTCTGTCCATGCTGTAACAG GTCAATCCCAATCAACACCACACAGCCCTGAAGTAAAGAACCATCCCTCAG AGCCTTCAGTAAAATCAACACCACCAACTGACTTGAATCTCAGCTCTTCTGTGGGTCAAACTACTACAGCCCAGACCTCCCCCATGACCACAACACTGCTAGCGTTGACTGCGCGAG atgaaaagtCTAGTggaagcagaagcacagcagctTCACCACCTCAAG GTCAAGAGCCCAAGAGAAGTGAGAGTACCACAACATCAGCAACTCAAG GCACCTCAAAGTCAGTCACCTCAACACCGAACTCCTCCGACTACTTGCCTGCGCCCACTCCAACGGATGATAAATCACCACTGACGGTGGCAGCTTTTG GTGTCATCAGCTTCATAGTTATCCTGATAGTGGTTGTGATCATTCTGGTCAGCGTGGTCAGCCTGAGGTTCAAGTGTAACCGCTCAAAGGACTCAGAAG ACAAACACAAACCAGGAACCTCCATGGTATCAGAGAG CTGCTCGGCAGGCCCAAGCCAGAAGGATAATAGCATCACTCTGATCTCCATGAAGAACATCAACATGAACAACAGCATGAGTTACCCACCATCAGAAAAG GTGCTATGA
- the DNAJC18 gene encoding dnaJ homolog subfamily C member 18 isoform X3: MTYTAEQLDGVRRIKRCRNYYEILGVERDASEEDLKKAYRKLALKFHPDKNRAPGATEAFKAIGNAFAVLSNPEKRLRYDEFGSDQDYVSTGQARHYNYYTEFEADITPEEIFNVFFGGHFPTGNIHMFSNVARDAHYYPRRHRNERVWTHEQEEEENRPQNSYSAFIQLMPVFIIIIVSVITQLMATNPPYSLFYKSSIGHVISRETENLQVPYYVDKNFEKNYQGAELQELEKTVEKDYIDYIQTSCWKEKQQKSDLSNLAKLYRDERLKQKAESLKLEHCEKLSSLIGMHKGG; encoded by the exons aTGACCTACACGGCTGAGCAGCTGGACGGTGTGCGGCG AATAAAGCGCTGCCGGAACTACTATGAAATTCTGGGGGTGGAGAGGGACGCCAGCGAGGAGGACCTGAAGAAAGCCTACCGCAAACTGGCCCTGAAATTCCACCCCGACAAGAACCGCGCTCCCGGAGCAACCGAGGCTTTTAAAG CAATAGGCAATGCTTTTGCAGTTCTGAGCAATCCTGAAAAAAGATTACGATACGATGAATTTGGAAGTGACCAAGACTATGTCAGCACTGGCCAGGCCAGGCACTATAATTACTACACAGAATTTGAAGCAGACATTACACCAGAAGAAATATTCAATGTGTTTTTTGGTGGGCATTTCCCTACAG GAAATATCCATATGTTCTCAAATGTAGCCAGAGATGCGCACTATTATCCACGGAGGCACCGAAATGAAAGAGTGTGGACACATGaacaagaggaggaagagaacagGCCACAG AATTCATATTCTGCATTTATTCAGTTGATGCCAgttttcataataataatagtgtCAGTTATAACTCAGCTGATGGCCACAAACCCACCCTACAGCCTATTCTACAAATC CTCCATAGGCCATGTTATTAGTAGAGAAACAGAGAACTTGCAGGTGCCTTACTATGTTGAtaaaaactttgaaaagaatTATCAAGGAGCAGAACTTCAGGAGCTAGAGAAAACCGTTGAAAAAGATTACATAGACTATATTCAGaccagctgctggaaggagaaacagcaaa AGTCTGATTTGTCAAATTTGGCCAAGCTATACAGAGATGAGCGgttaaaacagaaagcagaatcaCTGAAACTTGAGCACTGTGAGAAGCTCTCCAGTCTGATTGGAATGCACAAAGGGGGCTGA